DNA from Amorphoplanes friuliensis DSM 7358:
CTTGACCTGCACGTCGTCGACGGGCTCGCCCGCATAGTCGTGGCTGACCGTGTCGGTGGCGTTCTGGAGCGCCGAGGTGAGCTGGTCCTCCAGCGGGCCGCGGAGTTTTTCTTCGACCGGGCCCAGCGAGGCCGGGTCCAGGGTGATGTGCGGCTCGATCATGGGTGCTCCTCGTTCTCGACGGGAAGACGTTCTGGTGGTGAGAGGGTCCTTGTGCCGGTTTTCACAAGCTGACGGCGCGACGCGTTTACCCAACCACGCCCCGCCGCCAAACGTCAGTTCTCCGCGTCGGTGGGCCTGTCATCCAAGACCCAGGTGAATCTCCCCGCTGTCGTCGTTCGGAGGCGGGAAACCACCGGCCTGCGAGGCACGGCCGCCACCCGGAGGTGGGAAGCCATCGGCCGCGGGCTCAGGCTGCTCGAAGGCCGCCGGTCTGTCAGCCAGGTGTGGTCCACCCGGCCGAGGTCGCGGTGCGCTGTTAACCCGGGACGAATTCTTGCGGCCCAGTTGGTCAGGCTCCGGGCGGGCGTGCCGGGGGACGTAATCGATGTTGCCGGTCAAGGACTCGTGGTCTCTCTGGGACGACGGGCCTCCCGCCGTGACGGGAGTGGACAGATCCGGATGAGGCGTCGGCCCCGTCGCGTCAGCCGTCGCCCTCCGCGCCGACCGTCGGGCCGAAACCGCTCCGTACCTCGCGGGCCACGATGCGGCGGAGTGTTCGCTTCTGGTCGTCGGTCAGATTTCTGCGCAGGTGGGCCATATCCGTGGCCGACGGTTCACCCTTGTTGACGAATGCGGTCCCTGCAAGTTGCAATCTGCCGCGCACATCCATGGATTCATGGTAGTTCAGTGGCGTTGTCAAGGGAATCCTTCCGACGTTTTTCGTACAGTGGTTCGGACGAAATTCAGGCTTGCGCGTTACTCGGGGTGAGACGGCGCCGCAGCGCGGCCAGATAGCGGTGCATGCGATAAGTGCCCTCCACTGTGAGATAAACCGTCGTGCAGATCGAGAGGGCGGCAAAAACCATCCAGACCACATCGCCGGATGGCAATTTCACCACTCCCAGAATGGACAACCGGAGCTGGGGAGACTCCCGCCACAACAAGGTCTGCAGAACGTAGAGCAGGGACGCGGCGAAGGAGATCGACGCGGAGACCACCAGCCCGATGAAAGTGGTCAGCGACGACTGCTGCACGCGGTCGGTGGAGATGCCTACCAGGGTTGCGGCGAAGCCGGGCACCGCCAGCAGCAATGCGGCCAGATCGGTGCCTTTGCTGTCGCTCACCGCGTTCGGCATGGCAAAGGCGAACGCGAGCATCACAAAGGAGCACACCGCGGAGATGACCAGCGTGCGGCGCAGGGCGCCGGGAGGTATCTCCTCGAATTCCGCGACGCATTCGAGATTACGTGCCACCGCCCGGTTCAAGCCGCGGATGTGAAGTCCGGTGTGCGGAATTCCTTGATTGCGGTCCAGCCGGAGTCCCATGCCCGGTTCGGTCGCGAGATGTGAGGGCAACACCTCGTTGACCGTCTGCCCCGCCGACTCCACCAAATAGTGCTTGAACACAAAATGGGATTCGTGCCCGGTCACGCTCAGATCGTAGATGTGCGCGTAATAAGCCAGGTTGATGGGAATGCGGTACCGGTAGGGCCGGATTCCCAGTCGCGTGCGGTGCCGATCGTGACTGCTGGCCAGCCGATTGTTCGTGGTGATGTCCTGAAAACGCACGTAGATCTGTTCTGCCTCGGCCACATCGACCTCGACCGCGGAGACGGTGTTGCCGGCGAAATAACCGCAGATCGAGCGCAGGAGCTGGGGATCGTCGGCGCCGGTCCCTCCGGTGTTCCCGACGATCGCCGTGTAAGCGACCTCGAACTCCGCGGGGTCGATGATGTCGGTGCGGCAGATCAGGCCGATGAGGCGGTACAGCTTGCTGTTCTGCGTCGTGGTCAGCTCGTGGTCGGGTGCGTAGGCGAGTTGGAAGAGTCCTTTGATCGCCCATGCCAGCAGGCCGTCGGTGAGGTGCTGCGGCAGGTGCGCAAGGCGGTTGTCGGCGCCGTCGCGGGCCTCGAAACTCTCCAGCATCAGCTCCTTGCGACGCAGGATGGGTATGACGACCTTGCCCTCGTCCGGCAGTTGACGCAGCCGTTGCAGTGCCTCCAGCGAGACCTCGATGGTGACGTCGTTGACGAGCATGTCGCCGGTGACCCGGACGTCCTCACCGACGCGGGTGACGTGCATGCCGTCGACGAGCAGATGGGCGAACAGGTCGATGGCTGAGAACTGCTCGTCGGACCGGGCGGTGTCCGGTCCGGTGAGCGGACCCGGCGCATATCTTTCCCGCACCCTGTCCGCGCTTTCGTATATTTCGCGTTTCGACGGTCCGCAGCCCGCCCGGGTGCTCAACTCCTGCGGCAACCGGCTCGCAAATCGCCGGATACGCCGCCGCATGATCCGCGCCAGGCCCGCCGTGGCCGCCATGCCCAACAGGAAACGGGCAGGCCAGCGCCATGATTCAGGAACCAGGGCCGCCACGTTGTCCAAGCATGCGGCGAGGAATGCGGCGGTCAGTATCAGGACGACACCGACCCGAAAAAATGTTCGCTTCTGGAACGGCAAAACAAACTTCCTCATCGCTGGGGGCCGCCATTGCATCACGGTCTCCCATCGACTCGAGGCGCCGGAGGGCGTCGCGGTGAACGTCCGGACTTTTGTCGGTCCGATCCATATCGTTGTATTACCGCGAATGGCTGTCGTCGTGCGCACCAACGAGTGAAGACGTGCCGTGGACGTCCTGCCCGCACCGATGGTGCGACGTGAAGAAGGAAGACATGCAGCGGCGCCGGTCCCGGATCGGGACCGGCGCCGTCACATCCGGAAGCTACGAGCGGCCGCGCTTGAGTTCGAAGAAGGTGGTGCTGCGGGCCAGGGGGACCGTTGCGTCCCAGATGGCCAGGGCTTCCTCGCGGTCCGGGACGGTGTCGATGATCGGGCCGTGCAGGCCGCGGGTGGCGCCCTCGATCAGCAGGACGGGGGAGCCGATGCCGGGGCCGGCCGAGCCGAAGGCCAGCTCGTGGGACTCGCGGACGGCTTCGTCCCAGGATGCGTCGTCGAGGACGGTCTTGGGGTCGGCGACACCGGCGGCCTCGGCTGCGGCCACCACGATGTCGTCGGAGAGTGGTTCGCCGGCGTCGTGGGTGCGGGTGCCGA
Protein-coding regions in this window:
- a CDS encoding DsbA family protein, which translates into the protein MEATYFFDPACPFTWRTSRWLVAVAPDRDVTVHWRAFSLSILNGDNVPDQYKPMMAASSRALRLVEALRADHRDETIGAFYTELGTRTHDAGEPLSDDIVVAAAEAAGVADPKTVLDDASWDEAVRESHELAFGSAGPGIGSPVLLIEGATRGLHGPIIDTVPDREEALAIWDATVPLARSTTFFELKRGRS
- a CDS encoding DUF998 domain-containing protein, which codes for MPFQKRTFFRVGVVLILTAAFLAACLDNVAALVPESWRWPARFLLGMAATAGLARIMRRRIRRFASRLPQELSTRAGCGPSKREIYESADRVRERYAPGPLTGPDTARSDEQFSAIDLFAHLLVDGMHVTRVGEDVRVTGDMLVNDVTIEVSLEALQRLRQLPDEGKVVIPILRRKELMLESFEARDGADNRLAHLPQHLTDGLLAWAIKGLFQLAYAPDHELTTTQNSKLYRLIGLICRTDIIDPAEFEVAYTAIVGNTGGTGADDPQLLRSICGYFAGNTVSAVEVDVAEAEQIYVRFQDITTNNRLASSHDRHRTRLGIRPYRYRIPINLAYYAHIYDLSVTGHESHFVFKHYLVESAGQTVNEVLPSHLATEPGMGLRLDRNQGIPHTGLHIRGLNRAVARNLECVAEFEEIPPGALRRTLVISAVCSFVMLAFAFAMPNAVSDSKGTDLAALLLAVPGFAATLVGISTDRVQQSSLTTFIGLVVSASISFAASLLYVLQTLLWRESPQLRLSILGVVKLPSGDVVWMVFAALSICTTVYLTVEGTYRMHRYLAALRRRLTPSNAQA